The following are from one region of the Paracoccus sp. S3-43 genome:
- a CDS encoding L-malyl-CoA/beta-methylmalyl-CoA lyase, whose product MSFRTQPLPPARLNRCQLFGPGSRESLFEKMAKSAADVVNLDLEDSVAPDDKDRARANIIQAIGDIDWGDKTLSVRINGLDTPFWYRDVVDLLEQAGERLDQIMIPKAGNASDIYAVDALVTAVERAKGRGKRIGFEAIIESAAGICHVEEIAAASPRMQAISLGAADFAASMGMATTGIGGTQENYYMIREGQKYWPDPWHWAQAAIVAACRTHGLLPVDGPFGDFSDSDGFVAQARRSATLGMVGKWAIHPSQVALANEVFSPSESAVTEAREILAAMEKAKVEGAGATVYKGRLVDIASIKQAEVIVRQAELIAG is encoded by the coding sequence ATGAGCTTTCGCACCCAACCCCTGCCCCCTGCCCGCCTGAACCGCTGCCAGCTGTTCGGCCCCGGCTCTCGGGAAAGCCTGTTCGAGAAGATGGCGAAATCCGCCGCCGACGTGGTGAACCTGGATCTCGAGGACTCGGTCGCCCCCGACGACAAGGACCGGGCGCGCGCGAACATCATCCAGGCCATCGGCGACATCGACTGGGGCGACAAGACGCTGTCGGTGCGCATCAACGGGCTGGACACGCCCTTCTGGTATCGCGACGTGGTGGACCTGCTGGAACAGGCCGGTGAACGGCTGGACCAGATCATGATCCCCAAGGCCGGGAACGCCAGCGACATCTATGCCGTGGATGCCCTGGTGACGGCGGTGGAGCGCGCGAAGGGCCGCGGCAAGCGCATCGGTTTCGAGGCCATCATCGAAAGCGCGGCGGGCATCTGCCATGTCGAGGAGATCGCGGCCGCGTCCCCCCGGATGCAGGCGATCAGCCTGGGGGCGGCGGATTTCGCGGCCTCCATGGGCATGGCCACGACCGGGATCGGCGGGACGCAGGAAAATTACTACATGATCCGCGAGGGGCAGAAATACTGGCCCGATCCCTGGCACTGGGCGCAGGCCGCCATCGTCGCGGCCTGCCGGACGCATGGGCTGCTGCCGGTCGATGGGCCGTTCGGCGATTTCAGCGATTCCGACGGGTTCGTGGCCCAGGCGCGGCGGTCCGCGACCTTGGGCATGGTCGGCAAATGGGCGATCCATCCCAGCCAGGTGGCGCTGGCGAACGAGGTGTTTTCCCCCAGCGAATCCGCCGTGACCGAGGCGCGAGAGATCCTTGCCGCGATGGAAAAGGCCAAGGTCGAGGGCGCGGGGGCGACGGTCTACAAGGGCCGTCTGGTCGACATCGCCTCGATCAAGCAGGCCGAGGTGATCGTGCGCCAGGCGGAACTGATCGCGGGATAA
- a CDS encoding D-amino-acid transaminase, giving the protein MTRTVYVNGDYLPEDQATVSVFDRGFLMADGVYEVVSILDGKLLDFQGHLIRLKRSLDALSMDNPLSDDAYLAAFRALVDSNAIRDGMIYLQVTRGNPGDRDFAYPPAGTRPTVVMFTQSRPGLADAPAAKTGWKVISIPDQRWARRDIKTVQLLYPSMAKMEAKARGVDDAWLVEDGLVTEGTSNNAYIVKNGTIVTRALSNDILHGITRAAVLRFAAEAQIQVEERSFTIDEAQAADEAFITSASAFVMPVVEIDGTAVGTGQVGPVARRLREIYLDESRKAAI; this is encoded by the coding sequence ATGACGCGCACGGTCTATGTAAATGGCGATTACCTTCCCGAGGATCAGGCGACGGTCTCGGTCTTCGACCGGGGCTTCCTGATGGCCGATGGCGTCTACGAGGTCGTCAGCATCCTGGACGGCAAGCTGCTGGATTTCCAAGGCCATCTGATCCGCCTGAAGCGGTCCCTGGACGCGCTGTCGATGGACAACCCCTTGTCGGACGACGCGTATCTGGCGGCGTTCCGCGCCCTGGTGGACAGCAACGCGATCCGCGACGGGATGATCTATCTTCAGGTCACGCGCGGCAATCCGGGCGACCGCGATTTCGCCTATCCGCCTGCGGGCACGCGCCCGACCGTGGTGATGTTCACGCAGTCCAGGCCCGGCCTGGCCGATGCCCCCGCCGCGAAAACCGGCTGGAAGGTCATCAGCATCCCCGATCAGCGTTGGGCGCGGCGCGACATCAAGACGGTGCAGCTTCTGTATCCCTCGATGGCCAAGATGGAGGCCAAGGCGCGCGGCGTGGACGACGCCTGGCTGGTCGAGGATGGGCTGGTCACGGAAGGCACCAGCAACAACGCCTATATCGTGAAGAACGGCACCATCGTGACCCGCGCGCTGTCGAACGACATCCTGCACGGCATCACCCGCGCCGCCGTGCTGCGCTTCGCCGCCGAGGCGCAGATACAGGTGGAAGAACGCAGCTTCACCATCGACGAGGCTCAGGCGGCGGATGAGGCGTTCATCACCTCGGCCTCGGCCTTCGTGATGCCGGTGGTGGAAATCGACGGCACGGCGGTGGGCACGGGGCAGGTGGGTCCGGTCGCCAGGCGGCTGCGCGAGATCTATCTGGACGAAAGCCGCAAGGCCGCGATCTAG
- a CDS encoding 1-acyl-sn-glycerol-3-phosphate acyltransferase — protein sequence MTDRHADAKAEMQARLDPLIAERAPWLYSGKPHHRLAKWMMMGLLRYPATLRLGAEFRDLPTAEIMRRMSDLIVRDVRVEGMEHIPASGPALIVANHPTGIADGIIVHALMSHLRDDLFIYANHDMIRVLPQTADLIAGVEWRIEKRSHAKTKATMDYTREALAAGRIGLIFPSGRLAKRQGMTLHERPWMASAAMIARKFGVPVIPMNIRARNSALFYLLDAIHPTLRDVTLFNEVLNKRSQPYRITIGAPIDPATLPRGEDAITVLRDRVLAMPAPGPDAARLMQDRGRARLVRGTKGLA from the coding sequence ATGACTGACCGCCATGCCGATGCCAAGGCCGAGATGCAGGCCCGTCTGGACCCGCTGATCGCCGAGCGGGCGCCCTGGCTCTATTCCGGCAAGCCGCATCACCGTCTGGCGAAATGGATGATGATGGGCCTGTTGCGCTATCCCGCCACCCTGCGCCTGGGCGCCGAGTTCCGCGACCTTCCCACGGCCGAGATCATGCGCCGCATGTCCGACCTGATCGTCCGCGACGTGCGGGTCGAGGGGATGGAGCATATTCCCGCCAGCGGCCCCGCGCTGATCGTCGCGAATCATCCGACCGGGATTGCCGACGGGATCATCGTCCATGCGCTGATGTCGCATCTGCGCGACGACCTGTTCATCTATGCCAACCACGACATGATCCGGGTGCTGCCACAGACCGCCGATCTGATCGCCGGGGTCGAATGGCGCATCGAAAAGCGCAGCCATGCCAAGACCAAGGCGACGATGGACTATACCCGAGAGGCGCTTGCGGCGGGGCGGATCGGGCTGATCTTTCCGTCCGGGCGGCTGGCCAAGCGGCAGGGGATGACGCTGCACGAACGCCCTTGGATGGCAAGCGCGGCGATGATCGCCCGCAAGTTCGGGGTGCCGGTCATTCCGATGAACATCCGGGCCCGCAACTCGGCGCTGTTCTATCTGCTGGACGCGATCCATCCGACGCTGCGCGACGTGACTTTGTTCAACGAGGTGCTGAACAAGCGCAGCCAGCCCTATCGCATCACCATCGGCGCGCCCATCGACCCCGCGACCCTGCCCAGGGGAGAGGACGCGATCACCGTCCTGCGCGACCGGGTGCTGGCCATGCCCGCGCCCGGCCCGGACGCCGCGCGCCTGATGCAGGATCGCGGCAGGGCGCGGCTGGTGCGCGGGACCAAGGGGCTGGCCTAG
- the pepN gene encoding aminopeptidase N: MTMTQGQNVQYLADYRPYPFVLSATRMRFALAAADTRVRTELSLAPRDPERPEDLVLDGGKAVRLLSLTLDGEAPDPAHVTRDGETLTIAAAALPRHPFLLETEVGIDPSANTAFEGLYISNGMFCTQCEAEGFRHITFYPDRPDVMATFHVTIDSDLPVLLSNGNPVGQSQGRAEWHDPWPKPSYLFALVAGDLVAVSDSFTTRSGRQVALNVWVRPDDRDQAGFAMESLIKSMKWDEDVYGREYDLDVFNIVAVDDFNMGAMENKGLNIFNSKLVLASPETATDADYERIEAVIAHEYFHNWTGNRITCRDWFQLCLKEGLTVFRDQQFTSDMRSAAVKRIEDVQALRARQFREDQGPLAHPPRPDRYEEINNFYTATVYEKGAEVIGMLRRLVGDDGYRRALDLYFDRHDGDAATIEDWLKVFEDATGRDLAQFKRWYTDAGTPRLTLAEDWRPGEAGGTLTLTFGQQTPPTPGQPEKPPRVIPIAVGLIGPNGDEVAATQVLELTEASQSFAFEGLGARPVVSALRGFSAPVMLSRDLDDPARAFLLAHDTDPFARWEAGRDLALSALTAAAQGQATGGDYVQAIGRLIADDTADPAFRALCLNLPGEEEIATRLSTGGLTPDPDAIHAAREGLARQIAETHLDLLARLYQDMTVAGPYRPDAAGAARRSLRNAVLALLTRIDGGERAEVLFGVAGNMTERMAALTALLRRGRGQAELAALHDQFADNRLVMDKWFAVQPMAAPPDQAARIARDLAARRDFDWKNPNRFRALLGGLSANHAGFHAADGSGYDFTADWLLRMDPVNPQIAARMSTAFETWTRYDTGRRAKALAALERIASAEGLSRNIREMVSRMIAAGA, encoded by the coding sequence ATGACCATGACCCAAGGGCAGAATGTGCAATATCTTGCCGATTACCGGCCCTATCCCTTTGTTTTGTCGGCGACCCGGATGCGGTTCGCCCTGGCTGCGGCCGACACGCGGGTGCGCACGGAACTGTCGCTGGCGCCGCGCGATCCTGAACGGCCCGAGGATCTGGTGCTGGACGGCGGCAAGGCGGTCCGCCTGCTGTCCCTGACCCTCGACGGCGAGGCCCCCGATCCCGCCCATGTGACGCGCGACGGCGAAACCCTGACGATCGCCGCAGCCGCCCTGCCCCGCCATCCGTTCCTGCTGGAGACCGAGGTCGGCATCGACCCCTCGGCCAATACGGCCTTCGAGGGGCTGTATATCTCGAACGGGATGTTCTGCACCCAGTGCGAGGCCGAGGGGTTCCGCCACATCACCTTCTATCCCGACCGCCCGGACGTGATGGCGACCTTCCATGTGACCATCGACAGCGACCTGCCGGTGCTGTTGTCGAACGGCAATCCGGTCGGCCAGTCGCAGGGCCGCGCGGAATGGCACGACCCCTGGCCCAAGCCCAGCTATCTGTTCGCGCTTGTCGCGGGGGATCTGGTGGCGGTCAGCGACAGCTTCACCACCCGGTCGGGGCGCCAGGTCGCGCTGAATGTCTGGGTCCGCCCCGACGACCGGGACCAGGCGGGCTTCGCGATGGAATCGCTGATCAAGTCGATGAAATGGGACGAGGATGTCTATGGCCGCGAATACGACCTGGACGTGTTCAACATCGTCGCGGTCGACGATTTCAACATGGGGGCCATGGAAAACAAGGGGTTGAACATCTTCAACTCGAAACTGGTGCTGGCCTCGCCCGAAACCGCGACCGATGCCGATTACGAACGGATCGAGGCGGTGATCGCGCATGAGTATTTCCACAACTGGACCGGCAACCGCATCACCTGCCGCGACTGGTTCCAGCTTTGCCTCAAGGAAGGGCTGACGGTCTTTCGCGACCAGCAGTTCACCAGCGACATGCGCTCTGCCGCCGTCAAGCGGATCGAGGACGTGCAGGCCCTGCGCGCCCGCCAGTTCCGCGAGGATCAGGGCCCGCTGGCCCATCCCCCGCGCCCCGACCGCTACGAGGAGATCAACAACTTCTACACCGCGACCGTCTATGAAAAGGGCGCCGAGGTGATCGGGATGCTCAGGCGCCTGGTGGGCGACGACGGCTATCGCCGCGCCCTGGATCTGTATTTCGACCGCCACGACGGCGACGCCGCCACCATCGAGGACTGGCTGAAGGTGTTCGAGGACGCGACCGGCCGCGACCTGGCGCAGTTCAAGCGGTGGTATACCGATGCCGGCACCCCGCGCCTGACCCTGGCCGAGGATTGGCGACCGGGCGAAGCGGGCGGCACGCTGACGTTGACCTTCGGCCAGCAGACGCCGCCGACGCCCGGACAGCCCGAAAAGCCGCCGCGCGTGATCCCGATCGCCGTGGGCCTGATCGGCCCCAACGGCGACGAGGTCGCGGCCACGCAGGTTCTGGAACTGACCGAGGCCAGCCAGAGCTTCGCCTTCGAGGGCCTGGGCGCGCGGCCGGTGGTCTCGGCCCTGCGCGGCTTTTCCGCTCCGGTGATGCTGTCGCGCGACCTGGACGATCCCGCCCGCGCCTTCCTGCTGGCCCATGACACCGACCCCTTCGCCCGATGGGAGGCCGGGCGCGACCTGGCGCTGTCGGCGCTGACCGCCGCCGCGCAGGGGCAGGCCACGGGCGGCGATTACGTCCAGGCCATCGGCCGCCTGATCGCCGACGACACGGCCGATCCCGCCTTCCGCGCCCTGTGCCTGAACCTGCCCGGAGAGGAGGAGATCGCGACCCGCCTGTCGACCGGCGGACTCACGCCGGACCCGGATGCGATCCACGCCGCGCGCGAGGGCCTGGCCCGCCAGATCGCCGAAACCCATCTGGACCTGCTGGCGCGCCTCTATCAGGACATGACGGTGGCCGGACCCTATCGCCCCGATGCCGCGGGTGCCGCCCGGCGATCCCTGCGCAATGCGGTGCTGGCGCTGCTGACCCGTATCGACGGCGGCGAACGGGCCGAGGTGCTGTTCGGTGTCGCGGGCAACATGACCGAACGGATGGCCGCCCTGACCGCCCTGCTGCGGCGCGGGCGGGGGCAGGCGGAACTGGCCGCGCTGCATGATCAGTTCGCCGACAACCGGCTGGTCATGGACAAATGGTTCGCGGTCCAGCCGATGGCCGCCCCACCCGATCAGGCGGCGCGGATCGCCCGCGACCTGGCCGCGCGCCGGGATTTCGACTGGAAGAACCCCAACCGCTTCCGCGCGCTGCTGGGCGGGCTGTCGGCCAACCATGCCGGTTTCCATGCCGCCGACGGGTCGGGCTATGACTTCACCGCCGACTGGCTGCTGCGGATGGATCCGGTCAATCCCCAGATCGCCGCCCGCATGTCCACGGCCTTCGAAACCTGGACCCGATACGACACGGGCCGGCGCGCCAAGGCTTTGGCGGCATTGGAACGAATCGCCTCGGCCGAGGGTTTGAGCAGGAATATCCGCGAAATGGTGTCGCGGATGATCGCGGCGGGCGCATGA
- a CDS encoding Re/Si-specific NAD(P)(+) transhydrogenase subunit alpha → MKIGALKEGFEGEARVAITPSSAGHLMKLGHEVFVESGAGARAGFSDDSYRAAGITVVPTAAELIGSVDVVAKVRQPSDAEIRQMREGQTLISFFYPAQNGELLALAKEQGVTAIAMDMVPRISRAQKMDALSSMANIAGYRAVIEAANNFGRFFTGQVTAAGKVPPAKVLVVGAGVAGLAAIGTAVSLGAQVYAFDVRPEVAEQIESMGAEFVFLDFEEAAQDGAATGGYAAPSSPEFREKQLARFRELAPQMDVVITTALIPGRDAPKLWTRDMVEAMKPGSVIVDLAAERGGNCELTIPDERHVTENGVTIIGYTDFPSRMGAQASELYGNNVRHFLSDLTPKKDGVIRHDMEDDVIRGATVTRDHDVTWPPPPPKIAAIAAQKPKEKPKALTVEERRAAEVAAFKAETKSQVTLLGVGAVVLLLIGAVAPASFMAHFIVFVLACFIGFRVIWNVAHSLHTPLMAITNAISSIIILGALMQIGSGSWWVVLLGALAVLMAGVNIFGGFLVTRRMLAMFQKS, encoded by the coding sequence ATGAAGATTGGCGCGTTGAAGGAAGGTTTTGAGGGCGAGGCGCGGGTCGCCATTACGCCCTCCTCTGCCGGGCATCTGATGAAGCTGGGCCACGAGGTGTTTGTCGAAAGCGGTGCCGGCGCGCGGGCCGGGTTTTCGGACGACAGCTATCGCGCGGCGGGGATCACCGTGGTGCCGACCGCGGCCGAGCTGATCGGGTCGGTGGACGTGGTGGCCAAGGTGCGCCAGCCCTCGGATGCCGAGATCCGGCAGATGCGCGAGGGGCAGACGCTGATCTCGTTCTTCTATCCGGCGCAGAACGGCGAGCTGCTGGCCCTGGCCAAGGAGCAGGGCGTCACCGCCATCGCCATGGACATGGTGCCGCGCATCAGCCGCGCGCAGAAGATGGACGCGCTGTCGTCGATGGCCAACATCGCCGGCTATCGCGCGGTGATCGAGGCCGCGAACAATTTCGGCCGCTTCTTCACCGGGCAGGTGACGGCGGCGGGCAAAGTGCCGCCGGCCAAGGTGCTGGTGGTCGGGGCCGGGGTCGCGGGTCTGGCCGCCATCGGCACGGCGGTATCCCTGGGCGCGCAGGTCTATGCCTTCGACGTGCGCCCCGAGGTGGCCGAGCAGATCGAATCCATGGGCGCCGAGTTCGTGTTCCTGGATTTCGAGGAAGCCGCGCAGGACGGCGCCGCCACCGGCGGCTATGCCGCGCCCTCGTCCCCCGAGTTCCGCGAGAAGCAGCTTGCCAGGTTCCGAGAGCTTGCGCCGCAGATGGACGTGGTGATCACCACCGCGCTGATCCCCGGCCGCGACGCGCCGAAGCTGTGGACCCGCGACATGGTCGAGGCGATGAAGCCCGGCAGCGTGATCGTGGACCTGGCCGCCGAGCGCGGCGGCAACTGCGAGTTGACCATCCCCGACGAACGCCATGTGACCGAGAACGGCGTGACGATCATCGGCTATACCGACTTTCCGTCGCGCATGGGCGCCCAGGCCTCCGAGCTGTACGGCAACAACGTCCGGCATTTCCTGTCCGACCTGACGCCGAAAAAGGACGGGGTGATCCGGCACGACATGGAGGACGACGTGATCCGGGGCGCGACGGTGACGCGCGACCATGACGTCACCTGGCCGCCGCCGCCGCCGAAGATCGCCGCCATCGCCGCGCAGAAACCCAAGGAAAAGCCGAAGGCTCTGACGGTGGAAGAACGCCGCGCCGCCGAGGTCGCCGCCTTCAAGGCCGAGACGAAATCCCAGGTCACGCTGCTGGGCGTGGGCGCCGTCGTCCTGCTGCTGATCGGCGCGGTCGCGCCCGCCAGCTTCATGGCGCATTTCATCGTCTTCGTGCTGGCCTGCTTCATCGGCTTCCGGGTGATCTGGAACGTCGCCCATTCGCTGCACACGCCGTTGATGGCGATCACCAACGCGATCAGTTCGATCATCATCCTGGGCGCGCTGATGCAGATCGGATCCGGGTCGTGGTGGGTCGTGCTGCTGGGCGCGCTTGCCGTGCTGATGGCGGGCGTCAACATCTTCGGCGGCTTCCTGGTCACGCGCCGGATGCTTGCCATGTTCCAGAAGTCGTAA
- a CDS encoding NAD(P)(+) transhydrogenase (Re/Si-specific) subunit beta codes for MEYGFTTAAYVVAAVLFILSLGGLSGQESAKRAIWYGIVGMALAVLATLFGPGAGNWLLSLVMIAIGGAAGWVIAKRVQMTEMPQLVAAMHSLVGLAAVFVGFNAQIELARVLRAKAEGGVQVFHGFAAVLAHKTPAEIAMLKIEVFLGIFIGAVTFTGSVVAFGKLAGRIDGKPRKLPGGHMLNAGALALSVLLGVLYCAGTGPAILWLILITALAFFIGYHLIMGIGGADMPVVVSMLNSYSGWAAAMIGFTLSNDLLIVTGALVGSSGAILSYIMCKAMNRNFVSVILGGFGGETGPAAEITGEQIAIDAEGVAAALNDADSIVIVPGYGMAVAQAQGAVSELTRKLRAAGKTVRFAIHPVAGRLPGHMNVLLAEAKVPYDIVLEMDEINDDFPNTDVVIVIGSNDIVNPAAQDDPNSPIAGMPVLEVWKAKQVFVSKRGQGTGYSGIENPLFFKENTRMFYGDAKDSINKLLPMIE; via the coding sequence ATGGAATACGGATTCACCACCGCGGCCTATGTGGTCGCAGCCGTGCTGTTCATCCTGTCGCTGGGCGGGCTGTCGGGCCAGGAAAGCGCCAAGCGGGCGATCTGGTACGGCATCGTCGGCATGGCGCTTGCCGTGCTGGCCACGCTGTTCGGGCCGGGGGCGGGCAACTGGCTGCTGTCGCTGGTCATGATCGCCATCGGCGGCGCCGCAGGCTGGGTTATCGCCAAGCGCGTCCAGATGACCGAGATGCCGCAGCTTGTCGCCGCCATGCATTCGCTGGTCGGCCTCGCCGCGGTCTTCGTGGGCTTCAACGCCCAGATCGAACTGGCCCGCGTGCTGCGCGCCAAGGCCGAAGGGGGCGTGCAGGTTTTCCACGGCTTCGCCGCCGTGCTGGCCCACAAGACCCCGGCCGAGATCGCCATGCTGAAGATCGAGGTCTTCCTGGGCATCTTCATCGGCGCCGTGACCTTCACCGGATCGGTCGTGGCCTTCGGCAAGCTGGCGGGCCGCATCGACGGCAAGCCCAGGAAGCTGCCGGGCGGGCACATGCTGAACGCGGGCGCCCTGGCGCTGTCGGTGCTGCTGGGGGTGCTTTACTGCGCGGGCACCGGCCCGGCGATCCTGTGGCTGATCCTGATCACGGCTCTGGCCTTCTTCATCGGCTATCACCTGATCATGGGCATCGGCGGGGCCGACATGCCGGTGGTGGTGTCGATGCTGAACAGCTATTCCGGCTGGGCGGCGGCGATGATCGGCTTCACCCTGTCCAACGACCTGCTGATCGTGACGGGCGCGCTTGTGGGCTCAAGCGGCGCGATCCTGTCCTATATCATGTGCAAGGCGATGAACCGCAACTTCGTCAGCGTGATCCTGGGCGGCTTCGGCGGCGAGACCGGCCCCGCGGCCGAGATCACCGGCGAACAGATCGCCATCGACGCCGAGGGCGTGGCGGCCGCGCTGAACGACGCCGACAGCATCGTCATCGTGCCGGGCTATGGCATGGCGGTGGCCCAGGCCCAGGGCGCGGTCAGCGAGCTGACCCGCAAGCTGCGCGCGGCGGGCAAGACGGTGCGCTTCGCCATCCACCCGGTCGCTGGCCGTCTGCCGGGCCACATGAACGTGCTTCTGGCCGAGGCGAAGGTGCCTTATGACATCGTGCTGGAGATGGACGAGATCAACGACGACTTCCCGAATACGGATGTGGTGATCGTCATCGGCTCGAACGACATCGTGAACCCGGCGGCCCAGGACGACCCGAACAGTCCGATCGCCGGGATGCCGGTCCTCGAGGTCTGGAAGGCCAAGCAGGTCTTCGTCAGCAAGCGCGGCCAGGGCACCGGCTATTCCGGCATCGAGAACCCGCTGTTCTTCAAGGAAAACACCCGCATGTTCTATGGCGACGCCAAGGACAGCATCAACAAGCTGCTGCCGATGATCGAATGA
- a CDS encoding DUF3422 domain-containing protein produces the protein MKTDIEHPLRYDLVNELHARPSPRLTAPATCAFVAFKEPRDAANRDRRRDLTHLTALTARHGGPRPDPESSHYQGRLGRHDLKWESHTEFVTYMATTPGLPIRPFDPSAGAIFPAEWQADAPGRRVAAVLVQVDILPDNPTDALSRIETWFAKDSLTAVWVLEEAAMIAGDFRIDPDGWMRFAVFVRPGVGPGRIGRIVHRLVELETYRAMSMLGLGRSRSLSRRLNELEPRLSAIVDGMHDDARPAEAVLNELLGVSAELERQAVQHFFRFGATKAYEAIVMDRISALRETRFLGRQMLTEFMRRRYRPAMRTVASAEDRLQAMIERTRRAADLLRTRVDVERSAQNQALLERMDRRADLQLRLQHTVEGLSVVAISYYAVGLLSYALYPLASALHVDKAYLIAGLTPVAVLVVWWAMRQVRRSLHKHGPAGDL, from the coding sequence GTGAAGACGGACATCGAACATCCGCTGCGATACGATCTTGTCAATGAACTGCACGCCCGGCCCTCGCCCCGCCTGACAGCCCCGGCCACCTGCGCCTTCGTGGCCTTCAAGGAACCGAGGGACGCGGCCAATCGCGACCGGCGCCGGGATTTGACGCATCTGACCGCGCTGACCGCGCGCCATGGCGGGCCTCGGCCCGACCCGGAGAGCAGCCATTATCAGGGACGGCTGGGCCGTCACGACCTGAAATGGGAAAGCCATACGGAATTCGTGACCTATATGGCGACGACCCCCGGCCTGCCGATCCGCCCCTTCGACCCAAGCGCGGGCGCGATCTTTCCCGCCGAATGGCAGGCCGATGCGCCGGGACGCCGCGTCGCCGCCGTGCTGGTCCAGGTGGACATCCTGCCGGACAACCCCACCGACGCGCTGTCGCGGATCGAGACCTGGTTCGCCAAGGACAGCCTGACCGCGGTCTGGGTGCTAGAGGAAGCGGCGATGATTGCCGGGGATTTCCGCATCGACCCCGACGGCTGGATGCGCTTTGCCGTCTTCGTGCGCCCCGGCGTGGGACCGGGGCGGATCGGGCGGATCGTGCATCGCCTGGTCGAGCTGGAAACCTATCGCGCGATGTCGATGCTGGGCCTGGGCCGGTCGCGCAGCCTGTCGCGCCGCCTGAACGAGCTGGAGCCGCGCCTGTCTGCGATCGTCGACGGAATGCACGATGACGCCCGCCCGGCCGAGGCGGTCCTGAACGAATTACTGGGAGTGTCGGCCGAACTGGAGCGCCAGGCGGTCCAGCATTTCTTCCGTTTCGGCGCCACCAAGGCCTATGAGGCGATCGTCATGGATCGCATTTCCGCCCTGCGAGAGACGCGGTTTCTGGGCCGCCAGATGCTGACCGAATTCATGCGCCGCCGCTATCGCCCGGCCATGCGCACCGTCGCCTCGGCCGAGGACCGGCTGCAAGCGATGATCGAACGGACCCGCCGCGCCGCCGATCTGTTGCGCACGCGGGTCGATGTCGAACGGTCAGCCCAGAACCAGGCGCTGCTGGAGCGGATGGACCGCCGCGCCGACCTGCAACTGCGCCTGCAACACACGGTCGAGGGGCTGTCGGTTGTCGCCATCAGCTATTACGCGGTCGGGCTGCTGTCCTATGCGCTGTATCCCCTGGCGTCGGCCCTGCATGTGGACAAGGCCTATCTGATCGCGGGGCTGACGCCGGTGGCGGTGCTGGTGGTCTGGTGGGCCATGCGGCAGGTGCGCCGCAGCCTGCACAAGCATGGTCCGGCGGGCGATTTGTGA
- a CDS encoding ArsC/Spx/MgsR family protein, with amino-acid sequence MTSLTLYGLAHCSTCQKAQSDLEQHGWTVDFRDVHKQPLSDAERGRLVADFGDKIINRASLTWRAMSDEERAADPVAMMGTKPSVMKRPAIVAGDLRLLGWTANVKRALNVPA; translated from the coding sequence ATGACATCCCTGACCCTGTATGGGCTGGCGCATTGTTCGACCTGCCAGAAGGCCCAGTCCGATCTGGAACAGCACGGCTGGACCGTCGATTTCCGCGATGTCCACAAACAGCCCTTGTCCGATGCCGAACGCGGCCGCCTGGTTGCGGATTTCGGCGACAAGATCATCAACCGCGCCAGCCTGACCTGGCGGGCCATGTCCGATGAGGAACGGGCGGCGGATCCGGTGGCGATGATGGGCACCAAGCCCAGCGTGATGAAGCGGCCCGCCATCGTCGCAGGCGACCTGCGCCTGCTGGGCTGGACCGCGAATGTCAAACGGGCGCTGAACGTTCCGGCCTGA
- a CDS encoding TIGR01244 family sulfur transferase: protein MDLRQLTPDLAVSPQIDLPDVAVLARSGFKTLINNRPDDEDGAVDHQAMARAAADAGMEYHYLPFRPGQVTPDLIQGFAAALEGSKPAIAYCRSGNRSTVLWALAHAGRLSEAEVLNTASQAGYDLSGVVPLMRSLAGASR from the coding sequence ATGGATCTGCGCCAGCTTACCCCGGATCTTGCGGTCTCTCCGCAGATCGACCTGCCTGACGTGGCCGTGCTGGCCCGGTCGGGCTTCAAGACCCTGATCAACAACCGCCCCGACGACGAGGATGGGGCCGTCGATCATCAGGCCATGGCCAGGGCCGCGGCGGATGCGGGGATGGAATACCACTATCTTCCCTTCCGTCCCGGACAGGTCACGCCCGACCTGATCCAGGGCTTTGCCGCCGCGCTTGAGGGATCGAAACCCGCCATCGCCTATTGCCGGTCGGGGAACCGGTCCACCGTGTTGTGGGCGCTTGCCCATGCCGGCAGGCTGTCCGAAGCCGAGGTGCTGAACACCGCGTCCCAGGCGGGCTATGACCTGTCGGGCGTGGTGCCGCTGATGCGGTCGCTGGCGGGCGCCAGCCGGTAA